One genomic window of Mycolicibacterium neoaurum includes the following:
- a CDS encoding alpha/beta hydrolase: MPETGTDRPALDPILEKVLEAVPFQLTMDGGPEAARERFRALPRREVHPELRTEDRTIAGVPVRIYWPPTQDSCPPVSIPGSLRSCPPVVLFLHGGGWVVGDLDTYDGTAREHAVGAGAVVVSVDYRLAPEHPYPAAVDDCWAVTQWVAAHADELGADATRIAVAGDSAGGNLAAVVALLARDAGLDLRMQLLWYPATTWDTSLPSFTENADAPILGRGAVGGFSVLYAGGTDLKNPPATLVPARAASLAGVAPAYIAVAGYDPLRDDGVRYGELLTDAGVTAQVHNAETLVHGYLGYHGVVPVATDAVDRGLAALRAALA, from the coding sequence ATGCCTGAAACCGGTACCGACAGACCCGCCTTGGACCCCATCCTGGAGAAGGTACTGGAAGCGGTGCCGTTCCAATTGACCATGGACGGTGGCCCCGAGGCCGCCCGCGAGCGCTTCCGCGCGTTACCACGCCGGGAGGTGCACCCCGAGCTGCGCACCGAGGACCGCACCATCGCCGGCGTCCCGGTGCGGATCTACTGGCCGCCGACCCAGGACTCCTGCCCGCCGGTATCAATCCCCGGGTCGCTTCGCTCCTGCCCGCCGGTGGTGCTGTTCCTGCACGGCGGTGGCTGGGTGGTCGGCGATCTGGACACCTATGACGGCACCGCACGCGAGCACGCCGTCGGCGCCGGCGCGGTCGTGGTGTCGGTGGACTACCGGCTGGCCCCTGAACATCCCTACCCCGCCGCCGTCGACGACTGTTGGGCCGTGACGCAGTGGGTGGCCGCCCACGCCGACGAACTGGGCGCCGACGCCACCCGCATCGCCGTCGCCGGGGATTCCGCCGGCGGAAATCTGGCCGCGGTGGTCGCCCTGCTGGCCCGCGACGCCGGACTGGACCTGCGGATGCAGCTGCTCTGGTATCCGGCCACCACCTGGGACACCTCACTACCCTCGTTCACCGAGAACGCCGACGCGCCGATCCTCGGGCGCGGCGCCGTCGGCGGCTTCTCGGTGCTCTACGCCGGCGGTACCGATCTGAAGAATCCACCGGCAACGCTGGTTCCTGCCCGCGCGGCGTCCCTGGCCGGTGTCGCACCGGCATATATTGCGGTCGCCGGCTACGACCCGCTGCGCGATGACGGCGTCCGCTATGGCGAACTGCTCACCGACGCCGGGGTGACCGCACAGGTCCACAACGCCGAAACCCTGGTGCACGGCTATCTCGGCTATCACGGGGTGGTACCGGTCGCCACCGATGCGGTCGATCGCGGCCTCGCCGCGCTGCGGGCCGCGTTAGCCTGA
- a CDS encoding alpha/beta hydrolase has protein sequence MTSARPAVDPDLKALLDAVPLAFSVDDGVEVAREKFRALKPPPNMLVQLRIEERVIGSGELQDIPARIYWPPVDQHDNLPVIVYYHGGGWAIGDLDTHDHVARAHSVGAEAIVVSVDYRLAPEHPFPAGVEDAWAALQWVGEHAAELGGDPNRIAVAGDSAGGNLSAVMALRARDAGGPPLVFQLLWYPVVVGDRSAPSFIENADAYILNRDVTNAFLTWYLPGVDLDDPAGLPTDVAPANAKSLAGLPPAYIGTAEHDPLRDDGAKYAEMLSAAGVTVQHSNEPTLVHGFVSLALASAVATEAADRGIAALRTALHP, from the coding sequence ATGACCTCTGCGCGCCCGGCCGTCGACCCCGATCTCAAGGCACTGCTCGATGCGGTGCCCCTGGCGTTCTCCGTCGACGACGGCGTCGAGGTCGCCAGGGAGAAGTTCCGTGCGCTCAAACCACCGCCTAACATGCTGGTGCAGCTGCGTATCGAGGAGCGCGTCATCGGATCCGGTGAGCTGCAGGACATCCCGGCCCGGATCTACTGGCCGCCGGTCGACCAGCACGACAACCTACCGGTCATCGTGTACTACCACGGTGGTGGATGGGCGATCGGCGATCTGGACACCCACGACCACGTCGCCCGCGCGCACTCGGTGGGCGCCGAAGCCATCGTGGTGTCGGTCGACTACCGGCTGGCGCCCGAGCATCCCTTCCCCGCCGGGGTCGAGGATGCCTGGGCCGCTCTGCAATGGGTCGGTGAGCACGCTGCGGAACTCGGCGGCGATCCGAATCGCATTGCCGTGGCTGGAGATTCAGCGGGTGGGAATCTCTCGGCGGTGATGGCCTTGCGGGCCCGCGATGCCGGTGGCCCGCCGCTGGTGTTCCAGCTGCTCTGGTACCCGGTGGTCGTCGGCGACCGTTCGGCACCGTCGTTCATCGAGAACGCCGACGCCTACATCCTCAATCGGGATGTCACCAACGCCTTTCTGACCTGGTATCTGCCCGGGGTCGATCTCGACGACCCGGCCGGCCTGCCGACCGATGTGGCACCGGCCAACGCCAAATCGCTGGCGGGGTTGCCGCCCGCCTATATCGGTACCGCCGAGCACGATCCGCTACGCGACGACGGTGCGAAGTACGCCGAGATGCTGTCAGCGGCGGGGGTCACGGTGCAGCACAGCAACGAACCCACGTTGGTTCATGGCTTCGTGAGCCTGGCCCTGGCATCGGCCGTGGCGACCGAGGCCGCCGATCGCGGTATCGCCGCACTGCGAACCGCGCTCCATCCGTGA
- the metK gene encoding methionine adenosyltransferase — MSAGRLFTSESVTEGHPDKICDAISDSILDSLLAADPKSRVAVETAVTTGQVHVIGEVTTSAKEAFADISQTVRDRILEIGYDSSDKGFDGETAGVNIGIGRQSPDIAQGVDTAHETRVEGAGDPLDLQGAGDQGLMFGYAIRDTPELMPLPIALAHRLARRLTEVRKNGKLAYLRPDGKTQVTVQYDGTTPIRLDTVVLSTQHAEGIDLDGQLAPDIREQVVNTVLDELGHETLDTSDFRLLVNPTGKFVLGGPMGDAGLTGRKIIVDTYGGWARHGGGAFSGKDPSKVDRSAAYAMRWVAKNVVAAGLAERVEVQVAYAIGKAAPVGLFVETFGSETVDPARIEKAITAVFDLRPGAIVRDLDLLRPIYAPTAAYGHFGRTDVDLPWERTNKVDELKASV; from the coding sequence GTGAGCGCAGGTCGCTTGTTTACCAGCGAGTCGGTCACCGAAGGACACCCCGACAAGATCTGTGATGCGATCAGCGACTCGATCCTGGATTCTTTGCTGGCCGCAGATCCCAAGTCCCGCGTCGCGGTCGAGACCGCCGTCACCACGGGCCAGGTGCACGTCATCGGTGAGGTGACCACCTCGGCCAAGGAGGCCTTCGCCGATATCAGCCAGACGGTGCGCGACCGCATCCTGGAGATCGGCTACGACTCCTCGGACAAGGGCTTCGACGGCGAGACCGCCGGGGTCAACATCGGCATCGGCCGCCAGTCGCCCGATATCGCCCAGGGCGTGGACACCGCGCACGAGACGCGTGTCGAGGGCGCCGGCGATCCGCTGGACCTGCAGGGCGCCGGCGACCAGGGCCTGATGTTCGGTTACGCGATCAGGGACACCCCCGAGCTGATGCCGCTGCCCATCGCGCTGGCGCACCGGCTGGCGCGCCGCCTCACCGAGGTGCGCAAGAACGGCAAGCTGGCCTACCTGCGCCCGGACGGCAAGACGCAGGTCACCGTCCAGTACGACGGCACCACTCCGATCCGATTGGACACTGTGGTGCTCTCCACCCAGCACGCCGAGGGCATCGACCTCGACGGGCAGCTGGCACCCGACATCCGCGAGCAGGTCGTCAACACCGTGCTCGACGAGCTCGGTCACGAGACCCTGGACACCTCGGACTTCCGGCTGCTGGTCAACCCGACCGGCAAGTTCGTCCTCGGTGGCCCGATGGGTGACGCCGGCCTGACCGGCCGCAAGATCATCGTCGACACCTACGGCGGCTGGGCCCGTCACGGCGGCGGCGCCTTCTCCGGCAAGGATCCGTCAAAGGTGGACCGTTCGGCCGCCTACGCGATGCGTTGGGTCGCCAAGAACGTGGTGGCCGCAGGCCTGGCCGAGCGCGTCGAGGTGCAGGTCGCCTACGCCATCGGCAAGGCGGCCCCGGTCGGGCTGTTCGTCGAGACCTTCGGTTCTGAGACCGTGGACCCGGCCCGCATCGAGAAGGCCATCACCGCGGTGTTCGACCTGCGTCCCGGCGCCATCGTCCGCGACCTGGACCTGCTGCGTCCGATCTACGCGCCGACGGCCGCCTACGGCCACTTCGGTCGCACCGACGTGGACCTGCCCTGGGAGCGCACCAACAAGGTCGACGAGCTCAAGGCCTCGGTCTAG
- the rpoZ gene encoding DNA-directed RNA polymerase subunit omega: protein MSTPVENIDAASAYDTPLGITNPPIDELLDRASSKYALVIYAAKRARQINDYYNQLGDGILEYVGPLVEPGLQEKPLSIAMREIHSDLLEHAEGEQ, encoded by the coding sequence GTGAGCACGCCTGTCGAGAACATCGACGCCGCCAGCGCATACGACACACCGCTGGGCATCACCAATCCGCCGATCGACGAGCTGCTCGACCGCGCCTCCAGCAAGTACGCGCTGGTCATCTACGCCGCCAAGCGCGCGCGGCAGATCAACGACTACTACAACCAGCTCGGTGACGGCATCCTGGAGTACGTCGGCCCGCTGGTCGAGCCGGGTCTGCAGGAGAAGCCGCTGTCGATCGCCATGCGCGAGATCCACTCCGACCTGCTCGAGCACGCCGAGGGCGAGCAGTAA
- a CDS encoding primosomal protein N': MLSVPHLDRDFDYLVSAEQSDDAQPGVRVRVRFHGRLVDAFVLERRSDTDHAGKLGWLDRVISPEPVLTPDIRRLVDAVAARYAGTRPDVLRLAVPPRHARAEKPASPPERAELAPVDSTAWSAYGRGEQFVAALGDGRAARAVWQALPGENWAERLAEIAAVTVQAGRGALIIVPDQRDVDAVHRAALPLAGDQVVALSAGLGPAQRYRRWLSVLRGQARLVIGTRSAVFAPVAELSLIAVWDDGDDSLSEPRAPYPHARDVAMLRAHQLRCAAVIGGYARTAEAHALVRTRWAHDLVATRAVVRQYAPRVVALDDNAFDHARDPAAHTARLPSMALRTARAALEAGHPVLVQVPRRGYIPALACAKCRTVARCRHCTGPLQLTGRDAHGAVCRWCARTDLMLRCANCGSDAVRAVVVGARRTAEELGRALPGASVITSGGDSLISTVPAKPAVVVSTPGAEPVAEGGYGAALLLDGWALLGRQDLRAAEDTLRRWMAASALVRSRADGGTVAVIAESAIPTVQALIRWDPLGHAESELAARDEVALPPAVHLAVLDGVPEAVHALLDAAQLPEDAEPLGPVDLPPGARRPPGLAVDSPVARMLVRVPRSGGLDLAAALRRAVNSLSSRHDHEPVRVQIDPLHIG, translated from the coding sequence ATGCTGTCGGTTCCGCACCTGGACCGGGACTTCGACTATCTGGTGTCGGCCGAGCAGTCCGATGACGCTCAGCCCGGGGTCCGGGTGCGGGTGCGTTTCCATGGCCGCCTGGTCGACGCCTTCGTCCTCGAACGACGTTCGGACACCGACCATGCCGGCAAGTTGGGCTGGCTGGACCGGGTCATCTCGCCCGAGCCGGTGTTGACTCCTGATATCCGCCGTCTGGTCGACGCGGTGGCCGCGCGTTATGCCGGGACCCGACCCGACGTGTTGCGCCTTGCGGTGCCTCCACGGCATGCCCGGGCCGAGAAACCCGCATCGCCACCGGAGCGGGCCGAGCTCGCGCCTGTCGACAGCACCGCGTGGAGCGCGTACGGCCGCGGCGAACAGTTCGTCGCCGCCTTGGGTGACGGCCGGGCCGCGCGCGCGGTGTGGCAGGCGCTGCCCGGGGAGAACTGGGCCGAGCGGCTCGCCGAGATCGCCGCGGTGACCGTGCAGGCCGGCCGCGGCGCGTTGATCATCGTGCCCGATCAGCGTGATGTCGATGCCGTGCATCGAGCTGCGCTGCCGCTCGCCGGGGATCAAGTGGTGGCGTTGTCGGCCGGGCTGGGACCGGCGCAGCGGTACCGGCGCTGGCTTTCGGTGCTGCGGGGGCAGGCCCGGCTGGTCATCGGCACCCGCAGCGCGGTGTTCGCGCCTGTCGCCGAGCTGAGTCTCATCGCGGTCTGGGATGACGGTGACGACTCGCTGTCCGAGCCGCGCGCCCCGTATCCGCACGCGCGCGATGTCGCGATGCTGAGGGCCCACCAATTGCGTTGCGCGGCAGTCATCGGTGGTTATGCGCGCACCGCCGAGGCGCACGCGTTGGTGCGTACTCGGTGGGCCCACGACCTGGTGGCGACCCGGGCCGTGGTGCGCCAGTACGCACCTCGGGTGGTCGCGCTGGACGACAACGCCTTCGATCACGCCCGCGACCCGGCCGCCCATACCGCCCGGCTGCCGTCGATGGCGTTACGGACGGCGCGGGCAGCACTGGAAGCCGGGCACCCGGTGCTCGTCCAGGTGCCCCGGCGCGGTTACATCCCGGCGCTGGCGTGTGCGAAGTGCCGGACCGTCGCACGCTGCCGGCACTGCACGGGCCCGCTTCAGCTCACCGGGCGCGACGCCCATGGCGCGGTCTGTCGGTGGTGCGCCCGCACCGATCTGATGCTGCGCTGCGCCAACTGCGGCTCCGACGCTGTACGGGCCGTCGTGGTGGGCGCGCGGCGCACCGCAGAGGAACTCGGCCGCGCGCTGCCGGGTGCCAGCGTCATCACCTCCGGGGGAGATTCGTTGATCTCGACGGTGCCCGCCAAGCCCGCCGTCGTGGTATCAACCCCCGGTGCGGAACCGGTGGCCGAGGGTGGGTACGGCGCAGCGCTGCTGCTCGATGGCTGGGCACTGCTTGGCCGCCAGGACCTACGTGCCGCCGAGGACACCCTGCGCCGTTGGATGGCCGCCTCGGCACTGGTGCGCAGCCGTGCCGACGGCGGCACGGTGGCCGTGATCGCCGAGTCGGCGATCCCGACCGTGCAAGCTCTGATCCGCTGGGATCCGCTGGGGCACGCCGAATCCGAACTGGCCGCCCGCGATGAGGTGGCGCTACCGCCCGCGGTGCACCTCGCGGTGCTCGACGGGGTGCCCGAGGCGGTGCATGCCCTGCTTGATGCCGCACAGTTGCCCGAGGACGCGGAGCCGCTGGGTCCGGTGGACCTGCCGCCGGGGGCCCGCCGGCCGCCCGGTCTCGCGGTGGACAGCCCGGTGGCGCGCATGCTGGTGCGGGTCCCGCGATCCGGCGGGCTGGACCTGGCCGCGGCGTTGCGGCGGGCGGTGAATTCGCTCAGTTCGCGCCACGATCACGAGCCGGTTCGCGTCCAAATCGACCCGTTGCACATAGGCTAG
- a CDS encoding lysoplasmalogenase has product MATPYAARRTRLLWALAVAVGAGYGVFLITVALRVPAGAELTGQFALQPAVKASAAVLLALAAWTHPVARERCWLIAALVGSAAGDYLLAMPWWEPSFVLGLASFLIAHLCFLAALLPLVARQRSRLIAAGLVVVACLVLLVWFWPALLEQGMALPVTVYMAVLVAMVCAALLARLPTRWTALGALCFAVSDSMIGISKFVLGDERLAVPIWWAYAASLFLITAGFFFGRARGARA; this is encoded by the coding sequence ATGGCAACACCGTACGCAGCGCGACGCACCCGGCTGCTGTGGGCTCTCGCGGTGGCGGTGGGAGCCGGCTACGGCGTCTTCCTGATCACCGTCGCGCTGCGGGTGCCCGCCGGTGCCGAGCTCACCGGGCAGTTCGCGCTGCAACCTGCGGTCAAGGCGTCCGCCGCGGTGCTGCTGGCGCTGGCGGCCTGGACGCACCCGGTGGCCCGAGAGCGGTGCTGGTTGATCGCGGCGCTGGTCGGTTCGGCAGCCGGGGACTACCTGCTGGCCATGCCGTGGTGGGAGCCGTCGTTCGTGCTGGGGTTGGCCTCGTTTTTGATCGCGCACCTGTGCTTCCTGGCCGCGCTGCTCCCGCTGGTGGCCCGGCAACGGTCCCGGTTGATCGCGGCCGGGTTGGTCGTGGTGGCCTGTCTGGTGCTGCTGGTGTGGTTCTGGCCGGCCCTGCTGGAGCAAGGCATGGCACTGCCGGTGACGGTGTACATGGCCGTGCTCGTGGCAATGGTCTGCGCGGCGCTGCTGGCTCGGTTGCCGACGCGCTGGACCGCGCTGGGCGCGCTGTGTTTCGCGGTATCGGATTCGATGATCGGCATCAGCAAGTTCGTCCTCGGCGACGAACGGCTGGCTGTCCCGATCTGGTGGGCCTATGCGGCATCGCTGTTCCTGATCACCGCCGGGTTCTTCTTCGGTCGCGCACGCGGGGCGCGTGCCTAG
- the gmk gene encoding guanylate kinase → MNTGGGPGNAAVVVLSGPSAVGKSTVVRCLRDRIPDLHFSVSVTTRAPRPGEVDGVDYTFVSPAEFQRLIDDDELLEWADIHGGLHRSGTPAAPVRSATAAGVPVLIEVDLAGARAVKAAMPEAISVFLAPPSWAALEERLTGRGTESPEVQARRLATARQELAAKDDFDVVVVNSQLESACSELVSLLVAH, encoded by the coding sequence ATGAATACCGGTGGTGGGCCGGGCAACGCCGCAGTAGTGGTTTTGTCCGGCCCGTCCGCTGTCGGGAAGTCCACCGTGGTCCGCTGCCTGCGTGACCGGATTCCCGACCTGCATTTCAGCGTGTCCGTGACGACACGTGCGCCGCGACCCGGCGAGGTCGACGGTGTGGACTACACCTTCGTCTCGCCTGCCGAGTTCCAGCGTCTGATCGACGACGACGAGCTACTCGAATGGGCCGATATCCACGGCGGTCTGCATCGGTCGGGGACCCCGGCGGCCCCGGTTCGCAGCGCGACGGCCGCCGGCGTGCCGGTTCTGATCGAGGTCGATCTGGCCGGTGCCCGCGCGGTGAAGGCAGCCATGCCCGAGGCGATCTCGGTCTTCCTGGCCCCGCCCAGTTGGGCGGCGCTGGAGGAGAGACTGACCGGACGGGGCACCGAGAGCCCGGAGGTACAGGCCCGTCGCCTGGCGACCGCCAGGCAGGAACTCGCGGCCAAGGACGACTTCGACGTGGTGGTTGTCAACAGTCAATTGGAGTCAGCGTGCTCGGAATTGGTATCCTTGCTGGTGGCCCACTGA
- the coaBC gene encoding bifunctional phosphopantothenoylcysteine decarboxylase/phosphopantothenate--cysteine ligase CoaBC — protein sequence MEQKRIVVGVAGGIAAFKACTVVRQLKEAGHSVRVVPTESALKFIGAATFEALSGQPVHTGVFENVDEVPHVRIGQQADLVVVAPATADLMARAAAGRADDLLTGTLLTARCPVLFAPAMHTEMWFHPATTDNVATLRRRGNVVLEPASGRLTGADTGPGRLPEAEEITTLAGLLLERGDALPYDMTGVKVLVTAGGTREPLDPVRFIGNRSSGKQGYAVARVMAQRGADVTLIAGNTSGLADPAGVEVVHIGSAAQLGAAVTKLAPEAHVLVMAAAVADFRPAQVATAKIKKRVDDDSAPSVDLVRNDDVLAGAVRARADGQLPNMKVIVGFAAETGDADGDVLFHARSKLKRKGCDLLVVNAVGEGKAFEVDHNDGWMLSADGTETALEHGSKTLMASRIVDAIGALVHR from the coding sequence ATGGAGCAGAAGCGGATCGTCGTCGGTGTTGCCGGCGGGATTGCCGCCTTCAAGGCGTGCACTGTCGTGCGCCAGCTCAAAGAGGCCGGCCATTCGGTCCGCGTCGTGCCGACCGAGTCGGCACTGAAATTCATCGGTGCGGCCACCTTCGAGGCGCTGTCCGGCCAGCCCGTGCACACCGGGGTCTTCGAGAACGTCGACGAGGTGCCCCACGTGCGCATCGGCCAGCAGGCCGATCTCGTGGTGGTCGCCCCCGCCACCGCGGATCTGATGGCTCGCGCGGCCGCCGGACGTGCCGACGATCTTCTCACCGGGACTCTGCTCACCGCGCGATGTCCGGTGCTGTTCGCGCCCGCCATGCACACCGAGATGTGGTTCCACCCGGCCACCACCGACAACGTCGCCACCCTGCGTCGCCGTGGCAACGTCGTGCTCGAACCCGCATCGGGCCGACTCACCGGCGCCGACACCGGGCCGGGACGGCTGCCCGAGGCCGAGGAGATCACCACTCTGGCCGGATTGCTGCTCGAGCGCGGTGACGCGCTGCCCTACGACATGACCGGTGTGAAGGTGCTCGTCACCGCGGGCGGTACCCGTGAACCCCTGGACCCGGTCCGATTCATCGGTAATCGCAGTTCCGGCAAGCAGGGGTATGCCGTCGCCAGGGTGATGGCCCAGCGGGGCGCTGACGTGACCCTGATCGCCGGGAACACCTCCGGGCTGGCCGACCCCGCCGGCGTCGAGGTCGTGCACATCGGGTCGGCCGCCCAGCTCGGTGCCGCCGTGACCAAGCTGGCGCCGGAGGCGCACGTGCTGGTGATGGCCGCCGCGGTCGCCGATTTCCGGCCTGCTCAAGTGGCCACGGCCAAGATCAAGAAGCGCGTCGATGACGACAGCGCGCCCTCGGTGGACCTCGTGCGCAACGATGACGTGCTGGCCGGCGCCGTGCGGGCCAGAGCCGACGGCCAGCTGCCCAATATGAAGGTCATCGTCGGGTTTGCGGCCGAAACCGGCGACGCCGACGGCGATGTGCTGTTCCATGCGCGGTCCAAACTCAAGCGCAAGGGCTGCGACCTGCTCGTGGTCAATGCCGTCGGGGAGGGCAAGGCGTTCGAGGTGGACCACAATGATGGCTGGATGCTGTCGGCCGACGGTACCGAAACCGCGTTGGAGCACGGTTCGAAGACTCTGATGGCAAGCCGTATCGTGGATGCGATCGGAGCGCTCGTACACCGGTGA
- a CDS encoding NAD(P)/FAD-dependent oxidoreductase, giving the protein MTPDIHTLIIGAGFSGIGAAIALDRAELGDYLIVEAGAEVGGTWYWNTYPGIAVDIPSFSYQFSFEQSPDWSRTYAPGRELKAYADHCVEKYGITPRIRFDTEVTGARFDTENNQWVVQTDGGSITARHLINAAGVLNVPKMPDIAGVGTFAGTTMHTARWDHGIDLAGKRVAVIGTGASAVQLIPEIAPIVEQLNVFQRTPIWCFPKLDMPLPAPARWAMRLPLGSAVQRALSQAYVEVTFPLTAQYHSVFPLSGGTRRLGLNYLRREVKDPVLRDKLTPRYAVGCKRPAFHNSYLSTFNRDNVDLITEPIAEVTPTAVVTSDGTAHEIDVLILATGFAVLDVDSGTFPLIGADGRSLAEFWTENRMQAYEGVSVPGFPNFYNVCGPYGYVGSSYFALIETQTRHIVRCLREAARTGATRVEVREEANARYFDEMMRKRHRQIFWQDSCSLANSYYFDRNGDVPLRPASTPEAWWRSRSFPLGDYAFTA; this is encoded by the coding sequence ATGACACCGGATATCCATACGCTGATCATCGGCGCCGGATTCTCCGGTATCGGTGCGGCCATCGCCCTGGACCGAGCGGAGCTGGGTGACTACCTGATCGTGGAGGCCGGCGCCGAGGTCGGCGGCACCTGGTACTGGAACACCTATCCCGGTATCGCCGTGGACATCCCGTCGTTCTCCTATCAATTCTCGTTCGAACAGAGTCCGGATTGGTCGCGCACCTATGCGCCCGGCCGGGAGTTGAAGGCGTATGCCGATCACTGTGTCGAAAAGTATGGGATCACTCCGCGGATCCGGTTCGACACCGAGGTCACCGGCGCACGTTTCGACACCGAGAACAACCAGTGGGTCGTGCAGACCGATGGTGGCAGCATCACGGCACGGCACCTGATCAATGCCGCCGGCGTGCTCAATGTGCCCAAGATGCCCGATATCGCCGGGGTGGGGACCTTCGCCGGGACCACGATGCACACCGCCCGCTGGGACCACGGCATCGACCTGGCCGGTAAACGGGTCGCCGTGATCGGCACCGGCGCCTCCGCGGTGCAGCTGATCCCGGAGATCGCCCCGATCGTCGAGCAGCTCAACGTTTTTCAGCGAACACCGATCTGGTGCTTCCCCAAACTCGACATGCCGCTGCCCGCCCCGGCACGCTGGGCCATGCGGTTACCGCTCGGCAGCGCCGTGCAGCGCGCGCTCAGCCAGGCCTATGTCGAGGTGACGTTCCCGCTGACCGCGCAGTACCACAGCGTGTTCCCACTCAGCGGCGGCACCCGGCGCCTCGGCCTGAATTATCTACGCCGCGAGGTCAAGGACCCGGTGCTGCGGGACAAGCTGACCCCGCGGTACGCCGTGGGATGTAAGCGACCGGCTTTCCACAATAGCTACCTGAGCACATTCAACCGGGACAATGTCGACCTGATCACCGAGCCCATCGCGGAGGTCACCCCGACTGCCGTGGTGACCTCGGACGGGACCGCACATGAGATCGATGTGCTGATACTGGCAACGGGTTTCGCGGTGCTCGACGTCGATTCGGGAACCTTCCCGCTGATCGGCGCCGACGGCCGATCGCTCGCCGAGTTCTGGACCGAAAACCGCATGCAGGCCTACGAGGGTGTCAGCGTGCCGGGCTTCCCGAACTTCTACAACGTCTGCGGACCCTACGGTTACGTCGGCTCGTCGTACTTCGCGCTGATCGAGACACAGACCCGCCATATCGTGCGGTGCCTGCGGGAGGCGGCCCGGACCGGCGCCACCAGGGTCGAGGTCCGCGAGGAGGCCAATGCGCGCTATTTCGACGAGATGATGCGCAAACGGCACCGGCAGATCTTCTGGCAGGACAGCTGCTCGTTGGCGAACAGTTACTACTTCGATCGCAACGGCGATGTGCCGCTACGCCCGGCGAGCACGCCCGAGGCGTGGTGGCGCAGCCGGAGCTTCCCGCTCGGGGACTACGCGTTCACGGCCTGA